The Arcanobacterium wilhelmae region AGATCGTTCCTAGGGTGGTGTCTTTGATCGACCCGTATGCCTTGGCTTTCGACTCGCGCTGGATGAAGTAGCGGCGTGCCCACAGATTCCGGACGTACTCAAGCAACGGAGGGCGCGCGCCGATCGGCGTATACTGCTCCAAATCCACTTTTGTATTCACCCCACCAATTTACCAGATGCGCGCTCCTCGAAATATGAGCAAGAAATACCGGTTCCCGTGTCCTATTCGCGCGATTCGAGCGTCTTTTTCCGAGAAACGAAATTCCACACCATCACGATCGCTGTGGCAAACACTTTCGATGCCATGTAGTTTAGGCCGATAACGCCGGTAAGAAGCCACATTGTTAGGTTGTTCAGGATGAGCCCGAAGAGTGCGAGGACCACGAAGATTGTGAATTCTCGGGAGCGTCTGAGATCGCTACGGCGTGCAAAAACGTATCTCATCGAGGCGACGTAGTTGAAGACCAACGAGATGCAGTATGCGACAGTAGCTGAGACGAGATAGTTGAGCCCCGTGACCGAAACGAGAAACCATAGCAGAGCAAAATCGAGGACGGTCGCAAGTACCCCAACAATTCCGAATCTGGAAATTTGGGCGAAAAGGCGATTCATGCCGGTACCCTTTCGAGCGAAGTGGTGACGCGACGTTACTGCGCCTACTAGCGTGTATGCTATCAACATCCAGGAACGTGGTGGAATCGATCCGCAAGTCGATGGAAGGAACGCAAGTAGTGGTTGACCCGCAGCGAGACAGATCTGATCGAGGCCGAGCGTCCAGCGAGTTCGGTGCAATTGTCCGTTATATTGTGAGTGCTGGAATTTCCTTCGTGCTAGATGTGGTGCTCTTCGCCGTATTCCAAATTGCGTTGCAGGCGGTCATGGGACGTTATTCGATTCTTGTTGCCACTGTGCTTGCACGAGCGATCTCGTCTTTCGTGAATTTTCTTCTCAACTCGTACTTCGTTTTCAAAAGCCAAAAAAAGAACGCGATCTATCAGTACTATGCTCTCGTTGTCACACAAATGACGGTGTCGGCGCTAGCTGTGTATCTGCTGAGTTTTGTGTTCGCCGTCGCACCTGTGGCGATCAAGATCCCTGTTGAAATCGTCATTTTCTGCGCAAACTACTTAATCCAGAGATTTGTCATTTTCTCGAAGTGAACCAATGTTAAAATTTCATGGGCTTATGCATGATTTTTCGAGGAAGGTTGGCTAGATGGGGAGTAGTCACGGACGCGTGGTAGTGCTTGTCCCTTGTTATAACGAGGCGGGTGGAATTGCGAACGTTGTTGAGGGCTTGCGTCGATCGGGTTACGACTATCTTGTGATTAACGATTGCTCGACGGATAATTCTGCACAGATCTTGCGGTCGGTTGGTGCAAACTTCCTCGATCTTCCAAACAACTTGGGGATTGGCGGTGCGATGCAGACTGGGTATCGCTGGGCGCAACGCCATGGCTATGATGTGGCGATCCAGTTCGACGGCGATGGTCAACACCGCACAGATGAAATCGACAAAATTGTCGGCCCGATCCTAGCGGGTGAAGCTGACTTCGTTGTGGGGTCGCGGTTTGTAGGGGATGCTAAGGGCGCAGGCTTTCAAAGTACGTGGCTACGTCGCGTTGGGATTAAGACCATCTCGTCGGTGACGAAGTTTCTCACCAGGGGGAAAACGATTCTCGATTCGACGTCAGGATTTCGCGCAGCAAATTCGGAGATTATTCAGCAGTTTGCCGATCGTTATCCGTCTGAATACCCGGAACCGTTGACTAATCTCGCTGTTCTTAAGAGCCGGCTGCGTACTCTTGAGGTTCCTGTCACAATGAATGAAAGGGAATTCGGGGAATCCTCGATCGGTGGCCTGTCGTCGGTCTATTACATGCTGAACGTCGTAATTCAGCTGTTCCTGGTTTCCCGGTTCCCTCAGGAGGACTTCTAAAATGCCCGTTGTCTTGTCGTTGCTAGTCACCCTTGTCGGGCTGCTTCTCGCGCTGTACGTTCTCAAGAACATCAAGACGCACAAGCTTGATTTCAGGCACGGTCTCTTTTGGCTGGTGCTTGCTAGCTTGATTGTGTTGTCTGCGTGGATTTATCCCCTTCTTCGTGTTGTCGCCGAAACGTTTGGTATCGAAAACGTCTCCAGCATGGCATTCTTCTTTGCCCTTGTACTACTGATTTATTTGTCGTTCACGTATTCGAGAGCCTTGTCCAAGCAACGCCGGCAGGTCACTAAGCTCACTCAAGAGTTAGCCCTTCTGCGCCGCGATCTGGAGGGGGGAAGCCATCAATGAATACTCTGAGCGAGTATCGTCATCTCCTTAGCGCAAACCGGATGCCCGTCGTCGTTCTGCTCGTTGCAGGGACGCTGACGTCATTTATCAATGCGCTGGGCATGTCTCTTGTTCCGACCGGGAGGTGGGAAGTAGGCCCACTCACGCTCATCGGCCTCACAGTGGTGGGGATACCATTCTGGGTTGTTGCATACGGGATTGCAACGTTGTTGTACACGCACTTCGCAGGGAAAAAACTGCCGGGTCCCTTGCGTTTCGTTGAAAATGCTTCGGTGCCTCAACTTGCTGGCATACTCATCGTCTTTTGGCTACCGTACTTGCTGGTCTTCTATCCAGGAACAGCGAACATGGATACGGTGTTACAGATCAGGAATTTCTTAGGTGACGATGTTAAGACGGTGAGTCTGCCGAGCGAGGGGTTCCGTTTCAAGGATGCTAATCCGCTCCTTGATACATTGGTTTACGGCGCAGTTGTTTACTTTTCGTCTGTTGTCTCTCAGTACCTTCCTTTGGGGGCCGTCAACGCAGGCTGGAATCTTGGCATGGCGCTCCTAGCACTGACCCAAATTGTTGGCACCGCTTTCGCAGTCGCGTATGCCGTCTCGTTCTTCCGTGGGTTTGACAAAGGTCGGTCACTGACTCTCATCGCATACGTCATGTTTGCGTTGCTCCCGGTTTACCCGATGTATGCCATTTGTGTGGTCAAAGATTCTACTCAGGTCCCATTCTTCATTGTCTTTTTCGTGATGTTCGCGAAGATTCTTCACACACGAGGAGCGGTCCTCAGCTCTTGGAAGTGGGCGGTCGGTTTTTCACTGACTCTGTTGATGTTTGTTTTGACCAAGAAGACTGGTGAGTTTGTTCTACTGCTCGTCGTTCTTTTGATGCTTTTCGCAATAAAATCTCTGAAATTTCGCGTTCGTTTCCTTGCTTCGACGGGAGCGGTGCTTGTTTTCATGCACACTGTTATGCCCTTCGTTGTGTTCCCACTTCTGAACGTTGAACCTGGTCAGAAAGCGGAATCTTTGGGTCCACTTTATCAGGCAACCGCCGCATACGTGTCGGCGCATCCGCAGCAGGTCACAGCTGAAGAAAAAGCTGTTATCGATCGTATATTGAAATACGACACACTCGCTGAGAGGTATGATTTTTCGCTCAGCGATCCCGTGAAGAACCGGTCTAATTTTGACGCCACTGAGGACGAGTTCGCAGCCTACTACAAGGTGTGGTTGAAACAATTGGCTCGGGAACCAGCTACCATTGTCGGTTCGCTGATTTTCCCTATCCTCGGGTTCGTTTCGGACCAAAAGCAGGTAGGCTTTTATTATGAAGCTGGCAAGTATCAGGCAGTGAAATATCCAGCCGTATTAAAGCCCGCGCGCGATTTCGTATTCCATGCGACGCAGTGGTATCCCAAAGCTGGTGCGACTGCAGCGTTCGGTAGCGTTGCATTCTATACGCTGTGGATTCCCGTCGCTTCGCTGGTGATCGCCTTAATCAGAACACGACGTTGGCCTGTGACCGCCTACTGGATCCCGATTGTGGCATCTCTTGTGCTTCTTGCGCCTTCTCCCGTGACTTCCACCCGGTACGCTCTTAACCTCATTTGGGTCGCTCCGCTACTTTTGCTCCTTCCACTAGTCGGTGCCCAGGAAAAGACAAGTACGCATCGATAAAAAATATGTACCCGGCGCGGTTCATTCACCGCGCCGGGTACATATTTTTAAAGTTGGGCTGGGCGAGAGATGGGATCTCCGTCAGGATAGCCCTCCGGATTCGCCTGTTGGAACCGCCATGTATCCGCGCACATTTCGTCGATCGTCTTTTCGGCGGTCCATCCGAGTTCGATCTTGGCGCGTGAGGCATCAGCCCAGAATGCGTCGCGATCGCCGTCGCGCCGAGGCGCATACTCGATGGGGAGCGTAAGGCCCGAGGCTTTTTCAAATGCGTGAATAAGCTCCAAGACGGAGGTGCCTTGGCCAGTGCCAAAGTTCCATGCTCGAACCTTGGTGTCGTGAGCTGCAAGGTAATCGAGTGCGGCGACGTGGCCTGCTGCGAGATCCTGCACATGGATGTAATCACGTAGACAAGTACCAT contains the following coding sequences:
- a CDS encoding GtrA family protein, with the protein product MNRLFAQISRFGIVGVLATVLDFALLWFLVSVTGLNYLVSATVAYCISLVFNYVASMRYVFARRSDLRRSREFTIFVVLALFGLILNNLTMWLLTGVIGLNYMASKVFATAIVMVWNFVSRKKTLESRE
- a CDS encoding GtrA family protein codes for the protein MESIRKSMEGTQVVVDPQRDRSDRGRASSEFGAIVRYIVSAGISFVLDVVLFAVFQIALQAVMGRYSILVATVLARAISSFVNFLLNSYFVFKSQKKNAIYQYYALVVTQMTVSALAVYLLSFVFAVAPVAIKIPVEIVIFCANYLIQRFVIFSK
- a CDS encoding glycosyltransferase family 2 protein; this translates as MVVLVPCYNEAGGIANVVEGLRRSGYDYLVINDCSTDNSAQILRSVGANFLDLPNNLGIGGAMQTGYRWAQRHGYDVAIQFDGDGQHRTDEIDKIVGPILAGEADFVVGSRFVGDAKGAGFQSTWLRRVGIKTISSVTKFLTRGKTILDSTSGFRAANSEIIQQFADRYPSEYPEPLTNLAVLKSRLRTLEVPVTMNEREFGESSIGGLSSVYYMLNVVIQLFLVSRFPQEDF
- a CDS encoding DUF2304 domain-containing protein, with amino-acid sequence MPVVLSLLVTLVGLLLALYVLKNIKTHKLDFRHGLFWLVLASLIVLSAWIYPLLRVVAETFGIENVSSMAFFFALVLLIYLSFTYSRALSKQRRQVTKLTQELALLRRDLEGGSHQ
- a CDS encoding DUF6020 family protein — protein: MNTLSEYRHLLSANRMPVVVLLVAGTLTSFINALGMSLVPTGRWEVGPLTLIGLTVVGIPFWVVAYGIATLLYTHFAGKKLPGPLRFVENASVPQLAGILIVFWLPYLLVFYPGTANMDTVLQIRNFLGDDVKTVSLPSEGFRFKDANPLLDTLVYGAVVYFSSVVSQYLPLGAVNAGWNLGMALLALTQIVGTAFAVAYAVSFFRGFDKGRSLTLIAYVMFALLPVYPMYAICVVKDSTQVPFFIVFFVMFAKILHTRGAVLSSWKWAVGFSLTLLMFVLTKKTGEFVLLLVVLLMLFAIKSLKFRVRFLASTGAVLVFMHTVMPFVVFPLLNVEPGQKAESLGPLYQATAAYVSAHPQQVTAEEKAVIDRILKYDTLAERYDFSLSDPVKNRSNFDATEDEFAAYYKVWLKQLAREPATIVGSLIFPILGFVSDQKQVGFYYEAGKYQAVKYPAVLKPARDFVFHATQWYPKAGATAAFGSVAFYTLWIPVASLVIALIRTRRWPVTAYWIPIVASLVLLAPSPVTSTRYALNLIWVAPLLLLLPLVGAQEKTSTHR